The segment GACGTGGAGGAAGACACACTGTCCGTGCAGACGCTGACCTCACAGCACATCCTCCATTTTTGCTTTTGATCTTCAACAGTGCTGAAATGCAAAGCAAACACAGCAATGAGTCCTGCACACAAAGCACCCATGCTGCTCTTTATCTTCCTCACATACATGCACACCATACAGTTGTACGTACCTATGTCATTGTTGAAGTTGGTCTCATTGTAGTTTTGGTGGATGATCAGTTTTTCTACAGTGAATCTCTGTTGCCCATCACATGTCTCATTGATGGCAGACTTCCCCAGGTATACAGACATATGCCGCATGCTAGTCTCATCGCTGAACACAAACAAGTGTgtaaacattacatacacatatgAGTCATATGTACCATTATAGTAAGTGCAGCGGAGGAAATTGTGTTTTgcgttgtgtttttttctcacaTATCTGAGAAACAGTGTGCAGCTGTGACAACCCAACAAGGTGCGATGAGAGAGCCACCACAGAGGAAATGGTCACTTTTACGAAAAATAGCAGCGACCCATGGGTGCGACTCTATGGTGGTAAAAGTACCACCCACAATCTTGTGCATCCTCCGCTCAGACCTCTCACCACATGTTCGCTCTGCAGGGACACAGAACAAGTCAGTGTGTGCTGTTGAAGGCGATCACGAGAAGACAATGAGAAAAAGTGCACTTAAACAGCAAAACTACCTGTATCCAGCGGAATCCCTGTTGGTGAAGAACCTGTATGGGAGCAGAAATCAGTGATCATTAGAAAAATCCCCATCAAACACAATACTGACAATGTTGAAATTCCCACTCTCAGCCTTACATCTGGGAATAACGCAGAATTCCTTTACAATTCTCCTTCCTATTCGGACACGACACCACGGCATCAAGCTCTGGTCAGGATTCCTAGCATTCAAGTGACATAATCAATCAAAAACACGATACCTCTCACTATCATATCTAGGTGCCAGATTGGTAACTTAAAGCATACCTGCAGTAATTATGCTTGTCGATTCCCTTTGAAGCCCCCCAAGGGTTTTTAAACCAGTTCCAGTTGAGACATCTGCGGTTGTTTACTGACATGGAAACAGATCCCCTGTAACTGCTCCCTTCCTTAGTCAGACACAACTCTAAAGACCACATTACAAAGAGAGACATGAACATTTTTATGTCTATGAAACAACAGAAGCAGAATATTAAGATTATGTGTTGCCTTGACAGTTGGCTTACCCTCTTCAGAGCCCTGCGGTTGAGGTAAACTAATTTTAGTCCttctttttgaaaaaacctgagaggagcaCAGACAAACACGTTTTATTTAGATTCATAAACCTTCTGAACCAATGACTATTAAACCCAAAGTCACTTCCTCTTACTGTTGCTTACCGCATTAACACTGAATGCTGCAAGGATGGCGAGGATGACTAACACGTTCATCTTCACTTCT is part of the Micropterus dolomieu isolate WLL.071019.BEF.003 ecotype Adirondacks linkage group LG15, ASM2129224v1, whole genome shotgun sequence genome and harbors:
- the LOC123983897 gene encoding urokinase-type plasminogen activator-like: MNVLVILAILAAFSVNAVFSKRRTKISLPQPQGSEEELCLTKEGSSYRGSVSMSVNNRRCLNWNWFKNPWGASKGIDKHNYCRNPDQSLMPWCRVRIGRRIVKEFCVIPRCSSPTGIPLDTERTCGERSERRMHKIVGGTFTTIESHPWVAAIFRKSDHFLCGGSLIAPCWVVTAAHCFSDIDETSMRHMSVYLGKSAINETCDGQQRFTVEKLIIHQNYNETNFNNDIALLKIKSKNGGCAVRSASARTVCLPPRHTQLPAGFQCSIAGFGRERSLAWHNSQYLKQAKVNLISQTDCQKESYYGALITPNMFCAGSPDWSTDACKNDSGGPLVCEVSGRMFLFGVVSWGDGCAKKNKPGVYTQVTKYNDWIAAKTGLSKYTKGSMYPQK